Proteins encoded in a region of the Micropterus dolomieu isolate WLL.071019.BEF.003 ecotype Adirondacks linkage group LG09, ASM2129224v1, whole genome shotgun sequence genome:
- the anxa14 gene encoding LOW QUALITY PROTEIN: annexin A2 (The sequence of the model RefSeq protein was modified relative to this genomic sequence to represent the inferred CDS: substituted 1 base at 1 genomic stop codon) has product LSLSLFIKXDMCWGTLGTVRPFSNFHQDRDAMEIQAALERKDAGTLVRILTNRNNAQRQVIAKTFEEITQKNLAAGVKKALAGDLVTLLLELLMPPLQYEALRLQQAMVGLGTDEETLLEILCTRSGKHLQEISTAYQHFHKKDLEKELKGETSGDFAKLVVALLNKENIAGVVQRDVEALSVSLNGKKADAGPWIDILTSRDSDHLNKVLMGLELESGKMVDQTVEKRFTGDIQLGLKVLVQCIQNPDVYLAKRLTTMKTPIVQGIMVSHCEEDLLCIRAAYLKLTGTSLYTALQKQFKGDHLQALLAICRSED; this is encoded by the exons ctctctctctccctttttatCAAATAGGATATGTGTTGGGGTACTCTTGGAACGGTGCGACCCTTCTCCAATTTCCACCAGGACCGGGATGCCATGGAGATCCAGGCAGCGTTGGAGAGGAAAG ATGCGGGGACTCTCGTGAGAATCCTAACCAATCGGAACAATGCCCAAAGACAAGTGATCGCAAAGACCTTTGAAGAAATCACACAAAAG AACCTGGCAGCTGGTGTTAAGAAAGCTCTGGCTGGAGATCTGGTGACTCTATTGTTGGAACTGCTGATGCCTCCTCTGCAATATGAAGCTCTACGCCTGCAACAGGCCATGGTG ggttTAGGCACAGATGAGGAAACACTACTGGAGATCCTGTGCACACGATCTGGAAAGCATCTTCAAGAAATCAGTACTGCATACCAACATT TTCATAAGAAGGACCTGGAGAAGGAACTGAAAGGGGAAACCAGTGGAGACTTTGCTAAACTTGTTGTGGCTTTGCTAAAT aaagaaaatattgctGGTGTGGTTCAAAGAGATGTTGAG GCTCTTTCTGTGTCACTAAATGGGAAAAAAGCTGATGCAGGACCATGGATTGACATACTGACCTCTAGAGACTCAGACCATCTTAACAAAG TGCTGATGGGACTGGAGCTGGAGAGCGGAAAGATGGTGGATCAGACTGTGGAGAAGAGGTTTACAGGAGACATTCAACTGGGTTTGAAAGTTTTAG TACAGTGCATTCAAAACCCTGATGTCTACCTGGCCAAAAGACTAACAACCATGAAG ACGCCAATAGTGCAGGGGATTATGGTGTCTCACTGTGAGGAAGATCTGTTGTGTATCCGAGCTGCCTACCTTAAATTAACAGGCACTTCTCTCTACACTGCTCTGCAG AAACAATTCAAAGGAGATCATCTACAGGCTCTGCTGGCCATCTGTCGatctgaagattaa
- the LOC123976667 gene encoding salivary glue protein Sgs-3-like — MEKTMMVVLCVCSTFISVEQTVTVCTSCTNGTDATLTSNNTEPTGTTRPAAATTPLPTHTTTNVTSNYNNVTTTAPPSNSTSHSTAQITSTQKPTMTSGATQSSVVTSALGVTNTRTTSTTTSNGGSASLFGSCSQLLVPLISILIYGA, encoded by the exons ATGGAGAAAACAATGATGGTTGTCCTCTGTGTCTGTTCCACCTTCATTTCAGTGGAG CAAACTGTAACAGTTTGTACCTCCTGTACAAATGGAACAGATGCAACACTGACCAGCAACAACACTGAACCAACTGGTACCACCAGACCCGCAGCAGCAACCACACCACTGCCCACTCACACCACGACTAACGTAACCTCCAACTACAATAATGTAACCACAACAGCACCTCCCTCCAACTCCACCTCGCACTCCACGGCTCAAATCACTTCAACACAGAAGCCCACAATGACCTCTGGAGCAACACAAAGCTCTGTAGTCACGTCAGCTCTTGGTGTGACTAACACTAGAACAACTTCAACTACAACATCAAACGGAGGGTCTGCCTCTTTGTTTGGGTCCTGCAGTCAACTACTGGTGCCTCTGATCTCGATTCTGATCTACGGTGCATAG
- the LOC123975971 gene encoding integumentary mucin C.1-like, translating to MKILALGFSILALLTFGKAQDDNTSAVTTPEATSLETNSMTMPMTADTTTASPNTTTAGPLDMTTIKSITATTTSPATSTTVTTTTTTTATPSSTASGTTTPKTTAKTTSSTTSGMTTPTTTTKNTSPVTTTTMSVTTPTTTTKNTSPVTTTTMSVTTATITTPNITAISNTTMNTTTSPNTTMTMTTNKNTTPHSGGPEVKAFLLFSVVPSLLYTLCP from the exons ATGAAGATACTTGCTCTGGGATTTTCCATACTGGCTCTGCTGACATTTGGAAAG GCTCAAGATGACAACACCTCGGCTGTCACTACACCTGAAGCAACTTCCCTTGAAACGAATTCTATGACCATGCCTATGACCGCTGACACAACCACCGCTTCGCCTAACACTACAACTGCTGGGCCACTAGACATGACCACCATCAAAAGCATTACAGCTACAACCACCTCTCCAGCCACATCTACAACTGTCACCACAACCACTACTACAACCGCCACCCCATCCAGTACTGCAAGTGGTACGACCACCCCTAAAACAACAGCTAAAACCACTTCCTCTACTACAAGTGGTATGACCACCCCTACAACAACGACAAAAAACACTTCCCCAGTCACCACTACAACCATGTCTGTGACCACCCCTACAACAACGACAAAAAACACTTCCCCAGTCACCACTACAACCATGTCTGTGACCACCGCTACAATCACCACCCCAAACATTACTGCAATTTCTAATACCACCATGAATACAACTACCTCGCCAAACACAACTATGACAATGACAACCAACAAAAACACCACCCCACATAGTGGAGGCCCAGAAGTCAAAGcttttctgctgttttctgttgtgCCATCTTTGCTTTACACGCTCTGTCCCTGA